The bacterium genome includes the window AATGAAAATCTATTCCCTCTCTGCCTGAGGTGGGCCAGTGCTTAAGATGTTGCCAGTCTTCTTGGGTAACTAGGTGGGATTCAAGTGATATTTTACCTTTAACTGCTGGTGCCCGAATTCCCTCGAAACTTTCTGTTGTTTCGCAATTTCCTGTAGATAAACCATAACTTACCCCAGCTGCATCTCTACCAATTAAAAAACTGTAAATATCAGAAAAAGAGAGAGATTTGACTATACTAAAAGCTAAAACAAAAGCACCGATTAAAAGAGCTACAATAATGCCAAACATCAATGCTGATATAATTAGGTATTTTGAGGCTTGCATACTATTTTGGTGATGCGGCTTCAGATATTTCTTCTGGTTTGGTGGTAATGAGTTTATGTTCGTGATAAGAGGCCAAAATATCAATTACTGCTTTTTGTTTTCCTGCAATCATCAGGGTTTGGCCAACATCTAAATAAACCAAAAGACTCTTTTCACCTTGATGCAGGTGGAATACTTCAGTGACTTTATCTGAGGCCGCTGTTGTTTGTTTTAAAAGCATTGTTAAAGCCGAGTTATAAACTACCGCGCGTCCATATTTAGAATTTAAAAAGTCTTCTACATCTTGACTGATAACTGTTAAACCCAACCAATACTTTCTTGCTCTTTTCGCGAGCGCGTAAATAAATTTAGCTGAGTCTTCATGTTGCATCATTAACCATGCCTCATCAATAATCATTAATCTTTTCTTAAAATTTTGTTTTACCATATTCCAGACATAACCTAAAATCATATACATTGCGATTGGTCTTAGTTCTTCCTCTAAATTTTTAATGCCAAAAACAATAAAGTTTTTGTCCAAATCAACATTGGTAGGGTTGTTAAAAAGTTGGGCAAAAGTTCCCCGAGCATATTTGTCTAAAAGTGTTGCCAGACGCCCTCCCCCCTCCATACTGGCTAAAACCTTTTGCAGGTCTGAGATTAAGGGGGGAGGGTTTTTGTGGCTGGAGACATCAGGACCAATATCTTTTAAAGCATAGGTTTCAAAAAGAGCTTTTTCCAAAATGCCTTCTTCTTCAGCACTAAGTTTTCCACCCACCATTAAAGCAATCAGTCCTTTTATTCTAATAATAGCTTCTCTTAAAATGTTTTCTCCTGATTCTTTGGTGTTTTGGGGCAAATCAAAGGGGTTGATATGGTGAGGAGATTTCAAACTAACATCAACAAAGGTGCCGCCAGCAGCGCCAGCTAAATTTTTATACTCACCTTCAGGGTCAAGAACAATTATGTCTGTGCCCTGGATAAGATAACGCAAGGCTTCTAACTTGGCTAAGTATGATTTTCCTGAACCCGAAGTGGCAAAGATAATTGAGTTTGCATTGGGTAGTTTAAAGCGATCAAAAATCACTAAAGACGAATTAAAGGAGTTTATGCCATAAAGAATGCCTGAGGTAGAGGTGATATTTTGGGAAACAAAAGGGAAAAAGGTGGAAAGAGAACCAGTATCAAAATTGCGCCATACTTGTAACTCGTCTATATTAAGAGGCAGAGAAGAGTTAAATCCTTGCAGGTTGCGGAATATAGCTGGTTTAGTAATTATCATTTTTCCTCCTAGATCTGATTCTATTTCTTCTCTGAAAAGCTTGAGTTTTTTTAGACTTCGGGAGTAGATAGTGATGTAAAAACCGACAAGAAAAAGTTTTACTTCTCCTCTTTGCAGAGAAAAACGGATTTCCTCAATATCTTGGAGCGCGGTTTCTAATTCTGGATCAGAAACAAGCCCTTTTTCTTTTTCCATCCGCCAAGTAGCCTCTAGAGAGGCTAAACGGTGTCTTAATTCTTTTAAAATCTGAGCGTTTTTTTGAGGATAAACAAAGATAGAGATGTCTAAAACAGAGTCTTTGTTAATAATGGAGTTAAACCAGCCGGGAGAGAGATAGCGGGGAAAGCCAAAAGCAAAAAGAGTAGTGATATAAAACTCATTAATTTTTAAGTAATTATTGCTTAGGCGCACAAAAGAAGGGGCAATAATATCTTGTAAAGTTATCTTCCCTTTTTCCAATAGTTTTTTGGCTTGTTTATCTGGTTTTTTCATTATTTTTCTTTAGTGATGTCCAAATGCTTTCCAAGTCTTCCAAAGCTTCACCGTTTCTTACTTGGGCACCCGGGTTATAACAAGAAAAGAAAAGCTCTATTAGTTCAGGGTTAGTGAGTTGCGCTACCTGCAAGCCTATGCCAGCCAGACCAGAAGCAGCTACTTTGGTTCGTTCAAACAACTTTCTTTTAGCTTCTTTATAGCGACGCAAAACTATTTCTTGTGGCGGACCTGATATTTGAAAACTTAGTTTTTGCCAAATACTTTTTGGGTGTATGGGTATAGGAGCATATCCTATAATTACATAAAAAGATTTATCCATAAGAGTGCCTAGGCGTCCTAACTGTTGGATAAAGTTAATGTATTCATAAGTTTCTATTCTTAGGGCATCAGTGGGTTGCTGGGGAGCTAGTGTTTTTAGTTTTTCCAGATAGGGATCCAGGTTTACTGGTCGAGATTGAATTAAAATTTGGATGGGAAAATCCAAAGCATTAAGAAAGGTTTGAAAAGCATATAAAATTTGTTCTTTTTCGCGATTAGCGTAGAGGTCAAAGTTGATCCCCGAAACCTTTAAAACTGCCCGCAGTTCTCCGTTTTGGAGAACCACTAAATTATCCCTAATGTCAGCAATAGGGATAATTTGTTGTGTTGCTAAAGCTGAAGGTGTTTTTTTAACCATCTTTTGCTGTTTATTATACCACTTTTATTTTTTGTTTTTAGATAAAATAGAGTTTTGGGAGTGGGGTGTTGCTAGAAAAGTAGAAGGAACCTCTTGCTTTTCTTTTTGCGGCAGGTTTTTAAAAGGTTTTATTTTTATTTTTATATTTAATTTTTTCTGTCTGGCAACAATCCTTTTTCTGCTTTTCTGCGTTGGTATACCGTATATAGATATTTCTTCATGGAGATTTTGCAGACGGCTGCTCAGGCTTTTGGGGGTAGAGAATTTGTGTCTTTTTTTCTTTTTGCTTAATATTTTGACTCTAGGGGAAACAATTGTTGTTTTCCAAATAAATATCTTTGGACTGCGAAAAAAGCTCAAAAAAGCAACAATGATTTGGTCCATGTTTTGTTCTTGGAACTTGCCAAAAGCCAGAAATGAGGCTGAAAGCCATAGAGGCAGGGTCAAAATTATGCCCACAAATATGCTTAGACCAAATATTTCTAAGGTTTTAATAATAATAATAGCGGGGATGCCGCCAGCCAGCAGATAGAGAAATTGGCGGAAGGTTAAAGGGCCAATAACTTTGTCTTCTAGATTAATTTTTTGTGGGACTTTATAAAGCATAAATTGTTATCTTGGTTAATCTTGTTTAGGTTTTTTCATTTCATATTGTACATATTTATCCCTTCCTTTATCTATTTGTTGATAGTATTCATTTCGACTTTGGGGTAGGGGGCTTGATGAAGGTTTAGATTCTGTTTGGGGAGGAGGCAGTTGGGCTTTGGATTGTGCCTCTTTAACAACACCCTGAACAATCTGTCTTAGTTTTTGTTGTTCTTGATCAGAAAGAGGAGAGACTGATTCTGGGGTTTGGCCTTGGGCTATTTTTTGAATATCATTAGAGCTTAAAGAGACGCCCCTTTTACCGGTTATCCTATTGACTATACGTCTTGTTTCTTCATTAATGGTTCTGTTTGTGATTTCTATTTTGTAGTTATGCATAGCTTGTTGTTCATCTTTTTCTTTGGCAGAACTCTCTAAAAAGAGGAGTGCTTTTTCTAAAATTTCATCCGGTTTCTTGGCAGCAGGAAGATGATAGTTTTGCATTATACTAACAGCATCTTCATAATCACCCCTGCTTAAAAGATCTCTAGCCATTTCTAACTCACTTTTTATAGTACTAATAGCTTTTTCCCTGTTGCCTAGGATTGTTTCTCTTTGACCAATAATAGATCTTATTTGATTTCCCAGAATTTGAGCCTTTCCTATTTCAATGTTGATTTTATCAGCTATTTTATCTCCTAATTCTCTAATTGATTCTGGATTAACAGAGACTGCTTGGGGATTTTCAAACTCCTCATTTGTTTCTTCAATAATTTTTTGCACTTGGGGTTGGTCTGCTACTGGAGAATCAGGGCGAGGGGCAGTTTCTTTGGGCATATTGAAGGTTCTTAAATCAGTCATTAAGAGTTGATCAGAAGTGATATTTGCCGTGCTTGCCAATTCCCCCAGTGCTTTTTCGGCATCATTTTTTTCCTTGACATTAAAGCTTGAAAGCTTTCTGATCAAAGCACTCACAACAGCTCTGATCTCGCCAATGTCTTCTGGTTTGACATCACGCAGTAGTGTTTCGTCACCGTTTTTGATTGCTTCAAATAGTTTTCCGGCATTGAGTTGTTCGAGCCTCTTGGACAAAAAATCAACGGGTTGAGAAGCATAGTCAGAAGCTTTGGCTAAATCTTCGCCACCACTGCGTTTAATAGCATCTACCAAAACAGGATCAATGGCTTTTACATTGCCCTTATTTTTAACTAAAGCAGTGAGATAGCGTTTTTCTCTAAATTCTTTGTCTGTTTGTTCTATTTGTTTGGATAGGCCCTCTTCTAATTCTTTATCTTTACCTATAAGATTATACCTCATTATACCCATTGTTTTTCTGACCTGTGGTTTTTGCAAAAGCCCATAGGCCCCTTTCCGCAGGCTTCTTTGCAGTCCGCTGTATTTATAGGCTTTTTTGCCTATATCTTTTAATGGTCCAGTTATTTGTCCCATTTCATTTAATAAGCCGCTAGCCATACCAAAAGGCACCACTACAGCCAAAAGGCTAATAAGAAAACCCAAGCCAAAAGCAAAGTAATCTAATTTATGGGGTGTTTGTTTTGGTTCAAGAGTTCGGATATTAATAATATTGCTGCTGCCTGTTTCTGTATTAGCAGACTCGCTGCCAGAGGATTCGTTTTGGGTTGATTCTTCTGTAGTTGGGGCTTGTTCTTCATTATTTTCCTCTGCAGCTTGGGCTGTTTTTAGCTTTAGGGGAAATAGTGTAGACACTTCTTTGCTGAACTCTCTAGTTTTATTTTGGATTTTGGCTATAGCTGGTTGTTTAATCTGCTGGCTCATTAATCTGCCTCTGGCGGCATTGTTGAGCATAAAGCCAACCCAAAATATCGCAAAAATTATGGGGCCAGTGATAAGCCATCTAATAAACCAGTCCATCCATTTTTGAGAGAGAGAACTCAAGCCCGGTATTTCCAGTTTGAAAAAATAAAGGAAAAAGGCCAAAGGAGAAAATATCACCAAAGCCAAGATTATATAAGCTCTGGTCCAAAGGATAATACCTACAGCCAAAAGCAAAAGTACGGGTAAGAGAAAAAGTAAAAGGATAAAGAAAACAATAGCTATATCTAATGGCGCTACTATAATAGAAAAAGCACCTGCTCCTATTGCGCCAATCCCACCCAAATACCAGAGCCAGCTGTAAAGATCAACCATATTTTGGATAAACTTTTCTGGAGTGCCAATAAAAAGATTGGTTAAATTTTGGGCAAAATCAATAAAAAAGAGACAAATAGAGTAGCTGAGATTGGCTAAAATAATTCCTACAATCAAACCGGGCAAAACTTTTTTGATTTGGTATTCTTCGTATTTAATATGGAAAATATTAGCTAAAGCAAAAACAATAAAGGCAATAAACACCAAAATATCAAGTATGCCAACTACTGACTGCCAAGCGGTTTTAAAAGCCTCTCTTCCTTTAATAAAGTCAGCCAACCGGTATTGTTCTACTCTTTCGGGCACAATTTCAAATACCTTATTTTCGTTTGGCTGATTTTCTTCTTGTGCGCGAACCGCAGCTGGCAGGAATAAACACCCAGACAATAACAGAATGGCAACAATGATTAAACCTATTTTTTGGTTCATTTTAACTCTTTAATTGGTTTATAAAGGCGCGGAAGCAATTACCCCCCAAGTGATACGCAAAAGGGCGGTAAGCAGGTTGCGGATAGTATTTTTTACATAATCCAGTATTTTGTGGAAAAAGCCACTACCAGAGTCAAATTGGTCGTATCCTTCCTGTATTCCTGTGTTAAGAGCGCTTATTTCTCCCTCAATTCTGTTTTTTTCTCGTTCGATCTTGTCTCTTAAGTCCTTAGGAAGGTCTTGGTAGTTTTCTTGTTTTTGTAAACAGTCAAGATAGTCATAAAGTTTGGCTTCGTAGTAAAGGGCAATTGCTGCTCGAGTGAAAGCTTTAGGTAGGTTGGTGCCTGTTATGGCTCTGGCTATTTTATTAATTGCTGATGCGCCCAAACCACAAGCTATTCCTCCTCCTACAGCGCCCCAAGGTCCTGCGGCTAGGCCTGATGCTATGGCTCCTATAAGGCAGCCTTTTATTTGTTGCTCTGAGACTGTTTCAATGTCTGTTTTGTTCCACATTTGTTGTATAGCACTCCCTAGTTGGTCAAGAACTTCACTTATCGCATTTCTTCTCAAGGAGGATTCAGCGACAGGTTCAGCCGGGTCTTTAGGGATAATGCTTCTGAAGAGACTGTTGTTTTCTTGGCCAAAATTTGCTACCGGCACTTTGTTGGTGCTGTTTTCGTTTTTGGCATAGGTTTCATTCCAAGTGTCAAAAATTTGTTTTACATCTGCCGGAGGGTTGTTTAGATCAATAGGATTATCAGGCAATTTGTTTTGGCAGTTTTTAACTATTTGTGGTGTTACCCGTACATAAGAATCAATGCTTGGATCAGATAAATAGCCAACCTCGATATTAAATCTCCCATTAGCGGATACATATTGGCTGTATAGATTTTTATAAGGGGATAGCATAGAGTCAGCGATTTCTTGTGTTATGGGCACAAAAAATGATCTACTATTCTTTTCTCTTTTTAGAAAGAAAATACTGGTGTTGTTTCGGGCAACTTCTCTTTTGGCTTCTTCAAGACTACCAGCAAATAAAGTTCCTATCCTGGCAATTTCGCCATAGATATTATCAGCTTCAGAGGGGGTTACTAACAAAGACATTCTTTTCTCTACAGGGATAGAGCCACTGAGACGGAATAGTTCAGCTTTTTTTTCTGAACATACTTCTTGCACGCTTGTGCTTATGCCTTCTGGATCAGGGTTATAAAGCAAATAACAAAGTTTTCCTGACGTGCCTGTACTTGTCTTAAAAATAAAGGTTGTGTCCCCCTTTTTTGTTTCTATTGTTTCTGTTTTTTTGTTATAAAACCATTTTACTGTAGTTGGGGTTGGGGTTAGGTCAGCTGCTTGGGGTTTGTGATAACGATTAAGCACAGCAATGCCGCTAAACATAAAAAGTAGTAAAACTATTAGGACTAGAGAAATAACCTTTGTTTTTTTGCTTAAATACATAGACTAAATGTTTGCTGATAGGTTTTTAGTTTTTCCCAAACTTTTTTGTTTTTGTCTTTCAGCTCTTTTACTAATTTGCATCCTGTTTCTTCTTGCCCGCTTTTTATCCACCAATAAGCCAAAAAGGCTTTTTTAAATACAGGATTTTTGGATTGGTTGTAGGTTTGGATGATTTTTTGGCTTTTTTTGAATTTAACCATTTTTATTTTATCAATTTTTTCTACAAAAAGCATTAACAAGGTGTAGACAACTTCATAGTTTTCTTGTTTGTCTTTAATTGAGGCGAGTTTTTCTTCTGCTATATCCCATTTTTGAGAATCAATAGCTAAGCTGGCTTCTAAAAAGGCAATTTCAGGGTGTGCTGGTTCAGTGAGTTTGGCTTTATTGAGTGTTTTCTGGGCAATTTCAGGTTTTTTTTGTTTAATTTGAGCTTTGGCTAGCCAAAGATAGGTTTCAATGCTGTTTTTGTTAAGTCTTGTAGACCAGATAAAAAGATTTTCAGCCTGATCGTATTTTTTGTTTGCTAAAGCGATTTTGCCTAATTCTAAATAAGGAGCGTATGAGGCGGGAGTAAGGGCTAAGGCTTTAGACAAAAGGATAGCTTTTTCCTTTTTGGGGGCAGCTTGGGCTTGGCTGAGAAAGTATTTAGCCCATTGGTGACGAAAATCACGCAATACAAACCAAATAATAAGAACAAGTATTAAAAATACCAGCAAAAGAAAAAAGAGAATCTTTAAAACTTTCCTTGTTTTTTGCACAAGACTATTGTATCAAGATTTTAGTTGATTTGGGGCCAAGGCTGAACAATGAGTTCGTTATCAGGTTTAATATAGGTTTTTTTCTTAAGAGCTAAAAAAGCGGCTTCAGTGACAAAAGGCATAAAAGGGTGAAGCATTTTTAGAGAATTAACTAAAAGAAAAACCAAAAACAATGAAGTGGTTTTGTTTTTGTTTTTAAAAGCTTCTTTATTTTCCTCAATGACCTTGTCGCAGAAATAGTGCCAAAAAAAGGTGTAAGCGGACTTAAGAGCTAAGTCAAAACGAAAACTCTCAATATTTTTCTCTACTGACTTAAGAGTGGTTTTAAACTCTTTTAAAGCTTGTTTTTGAGAAGGAGAAAGCTTGAGTTGTTTAATCTCTTTATAAGATAAAACCTTACTTTTTTGAAGATTAAGAATAATAAAGCGGGTGGCGTTCCAGATTTTGGTGGCAAAATTGCGGCCAGCAGTATAATCTTCTTCTTTAAAACGAATCTCTTGGCGCCAACCTGCTTTAATAGCCAGACCAAAACGAACTCCATCAGCTCCGAATTTTTCCCATAGTTCTAAAGGATTAATTCCTGTGCCAAGAGATTTGCTCATTCTTTTGCCCTCAGGATTAAGGATTGTGGAATGAATATAAACTTGGCTAAAAGGAATTTTCTTTTTAAAGAAGAGGCCAGAAAAGATCATTCTGGCTACCCAGAGATAGATAATATCTTTGGCTGTAAATAAAGACGAGGTGGGGTAGAAGTTCTTAAGGTCTTTGTTTTTAGCATCTTTTTTAGGATTTCCTGTCCAGCCCAAAGCAGCAAAGGACCAGAGAGCAGAAGAAAACCAAGTGTCTAAAACATCGTCCTCACCTTTTAAAGGTATTTTATGCCCCCACCAGATTTGGCGGGAGATGCACCAATCCTTAATGTTTTTCATCCAATCAAGATAGACTTTTTTATAGCGCTTGGGGATAAACTCTATTTCCCCTTTTTCCACTACTTGGGAGGCCTTTTTGGCCAAAGGCTTCATTTTTACAAACCACTGCTTAGACAGTAGGGGTTCAATTTTGGTTCCACAGCGATAACAAAAAGCAACATTGTGTGAGTAAGCTTCTTTTTTGGCTAAAATCTTTTCTTTTTTAAGATCAGCTTCAATTTTTGCTCTAGCTGTTTGGATATCAAGGCCCTTGTAAGGAGTGGGCTTTATAATTTTTGCTTCCTCATTAATTACTTTAATAGCTTTTAATTTATGAGTTTTGGCAATCTCAAAATCTAAAGGATCGTGGGCTGGTGTAATTTTTACTGCGCCAGTGCCAAAATTTATATCTACACGTTTATCAGCAATAACGGGGATCTTGCGGCCAACAAGAGGTAAAATAATCTTTTTACCAACTAATTTTTGGTATCGTTTGTCTTTAGGGTTAACAGCTACAGCTGTATCTCCCAGCATTGTCTCTGGTCTGGTGGTGGCTACAGTAATAAATTTAGTTTTGCCCTCAGGTTTAACTAAAGGATAGTTAATATACCAGAGAAAATTTTTTTCTTCTTTGTATTCTAGTTCAATATCAGAGAGAGCGGTTTGGCATCTTGGACACCAATTAATTATGCGTTCTCCTTGATAAATCAAGCCTTTTTTAAGATATGCTTTAAAGGCGTTTTTTACTGCTTCTTGGTAGCTGGGGTCAAGAGTAAAGGTTGTTCGGCTCCAGTCACAGCTTGCTCCTAAAATTTTGAGCTGGTCTAAAATAATCTCTCCATATTTTTCCTTCCACTCCCAGATTTGTTTGATGAATTCGTCTCGTCCCAAATCTTGGCGCTTTTTTCCTTGTTTTAAGAGCTCTTTTTCCACTACATTTTGGGTAGCGATCCCAGCGTGGTCAATACCTGGGACCCAGAGAGTTTTAAACCCTTTCATTCTTTTATAGCGGACAAC containing:
- a CDS encoding ATP-binding protein, with the translated sequence MKKPDKQAKKLLEKGKITLQDIIAPSFVRLSNNYLKINEFYITTLFAFGFPRYLSPGWFNSIINKDSVLDISIFVYPQKNAQILKELRHRLASLEATWRMEKEKGLVSDPELETALQDIEEIRFSLQRGEVKLFLVGFYITIYSRSLKKLKLFREEIESDLGGKMIITKPAIFRNLQGFNSSLPLNIDELQVWRNFDTGSLSTFFPFVSQNITSTSGILYGINSFNSSLVIFDRFKLPNANSIIFATSGSGKSYLAKLEALRYLIQGTDIIVLDPEGEYKNLAGAAGGTFVDVSLKSPHHINPFDLPQNTKESGENILREAIIRIKGLIALMVGGKLSAEEEGILEKALFETYALKDIGPDVSSHKNPPPLISDLQKVLASMEGGGRLATLLDKYARGTFAQLFNNPTNVDLDKNFIVFGIKNLEEELRPIAMYMILGYVWNMVKQNFKKRLMIIDEAWLMMQHEDSAKFIYALAKRARKYWLGLTVISQDVEDFLNSKYGRAVVYNSALTMLLKQTTAASDKVTEVFHLHQGEKSLLVYLDVGQTLMIAGKQKAVIDILASYHEHKLITTKPEEISEAASPK
- a CDS encoding PrgI family protein, whose protein sequence is MLYKVPQKINLEDKVIGPLTFRQFLYLLAGGIPAIIIIKTLEIFGLSIFVGIILTLPLWLSASFLAFGKFQEQNMDQIIVAFLSFFRSPKIFIWKTTIVSPRVKILSKKKKRHKFSTPKSLSSRLQNLHEEISIYGIPTQKSRKRIVARQKKLNIKIKIKPFKNLPQKEKQEVPSTFLATPHSQNSILSKNKK
- the valS gene encoding valine--tRNA ligase — encoded protein: MNKIPSRFEKDQEKEIYNLWEKKGYFNPDKLPESLARKKTYTVMLPPPNITGSLHMGHALNATCQDIVVRYKRMKGFKTLWVPGIDHAGIATQNVVEKELLKQGKKRQDLGRDEFIKQIWEWKEKYGEIILDQLKILGASCDWSRTTFTLDPSYQEAVKNAFKAYLKKGLIYQGERIINWCPRCQTALSDIELEYKEEKNFLWYINYPLVKPEGKTKFITVATTRPETMLGDTAVAVNPKDKRYQKLVGKKIILPLVGRKIPVIADKRVDINFGTGAVKITPAHDPLDFEIAKTHKLKAIKVINEEAKIIKPTPYKGLDIQTARAKIEADLKKEKILAKKEAYSHNVAFCYRCGTKIEPLLSKQWFVKMKPLAKKASQVVEKGEIEFIPKRYKKVYLDWMKNIKDWCISRQIWWGHKIPLKGEDDVLDTWFSSALWSFAALGWTGNPKKDAKNKDLKNFYPTSSLFTAKDIIYLWVARMIFSGLFFKKKIPFSQVYIHSTILNPEGKRMSKSLGTGINPLELWEKFGADGVRFGLAIKAGWRQEIRFKEEDYTAGRNFATKIWNATRFIILNLQKSKVLSYKEIKQLKLSPSQKQALKEFKTTLKSVEKNIESFRFDLALKSAYTFFWHYFCDKVIEENKEAFKNKNKTTSLFLVFLLVNSLKMLHPFMPFVTEAAFLALKKKTYIKPDNELIVQPWPQIN